Genomic DNA from Candidatus Sulfurimonas marisnigri:
TGATACTGCTGTCATAGCTTCATTCTTCGATTCTCACCAAGCCGATGCACTAGGATTATTTAATATGTTTAGCGGTAATGCTGTTGAGCGTATGTCAATTATTGCACTTGGAATTATGCCTTATATCACTGCTTCAATTATTATGGAACTTTTAGCTGCAACTTTTGCACCTTTGGGTCAAATGAAAAAAGAGCGTGATGGTATGGTTAAGTATATGCAAATTATACGTTATGCAACTATTGTTATTACAATAATCCAAGCAATCGGTATTAGTGTGGGACTTCAAAGTTTAACTGGACCAAATGGAAACAGTGCTATTCTTGCTGATCATAATACATTTATAATACTTTCTGCTGTTTCAATGCTAGCGGGAACAATGTTACTAATGTGGATAGGTGAGCAGATTACACAAAGTGGCATCGGTAATGGTATTTCACTTATTATTTTTGCTGGTATAGTTTCAGCTATTCCAAGTGCGATTGGTCAAACAATCACAATGGTAAATACAGGGGCTATGAGCTTCTTAACTGTAATAGCAATTCTTGCTCTTATATTTGGAACAGTTGCTGTAATTATCTATGTTGAACTTGGTGAGCGTCGTGTACCTATTACTTATGCTAAAAAAGTTATGATGCAAAATCAGAATAAAAGAGTTATGAATTACATTCCTATCAAAGTTAACTTAGCTGGTGTTATTCCAGTTATCTTCGCTTCTGCAATATTAATGTTTCCAATGACTGTTTTATCAAGTAGTACTAATCCTACTATGATTATGATTGCTGATTATCTAAATCCAAATAGTTATTTCTTTAACTTTTTGACATTTGTATTTGTTGTTTTCTTTGCATTCTTTTACGCATCAATTACTTTTAATGCAAAAGACATTGCAGACAATCTAAAAAAACAAGGTGGCTTTATTCCTGGTATTCGTACTGGTGAAGCGACTAAAGAGTTTTTAAATAAGACAGCTGGTGATTTAACTTTTACTGGTGCTCTTTATCTTGGACTTGTTGCAACTCTGCCATTTATGATTATTAAAGGGATGGGTGTACCATTCTTTTTTGGTGGAACAGCGGTTTTAATCGTTGTTCAAGTGGCACTGGATACAATGAGAAAAATTGAGGCACAAGTTTACATGAGTAAATATGAGACACTAAGTGCAGTTGGACTTTAAATAATGGCCATCGCGCTTAGAAAACCTCAAGAGATTGAGAAGCTTCGTGCTGCTAACAAAATTGTTGGCGGTGCTTTAGAATTACTAAGACAAAACACAAAAGTAGGTGTATCTTTAAAAGAGTTAGATGCTATGGCTGAGGAGTTTATTCTCTCTCATGGCGCTAAACCATCTTTTAAAGGTCTCTACGGCTTTCCTAATGCAGTATGCTGCTCATTAAATCAAGTTATTATTCACGGTATTCCAACAGATTATAAACTCCAAGAGGGTGATTTGATTGGTTATGATATTGGCACTGAATTAGATGGCTGGTTTGGTGATGCAGCTATAACGGTTGGAGTAGGTAAAGTTAGTGCAAAAGATGAAGAGCTGATTGCTTGTGCGAAAGATACTCTTTATGAAGCAATATCTGCTATAAAAGTAGGTATGCGTTTTAAAGAGCTTTCATTAGTATTAGAGAACTCTATTCGTTCAAGAGGTTTTGTTCCACTTTACAACTTTTGTGGTCATGGTATTGGTAAAAAGCCTCATGAAGAGCCTGAAATTCCAAACTACCTTGATGGTAAAAATCCAAATGCTGGTCCAAAGATTAAAAACGGAATGGTTTTTTGTCTTGAGCCTATGATATGTCAAAAAGATTCTAAACCTGTTATCCTAGGTAACAAGTGGGATGTTGTTAGTGCCGATGATTTACGCGGCTCACACTATGAGCATACTGTTGCAATTATCAACGGTAAAGCTGAAATTTTATCTCTCGCTTAGAGAAGTTTGAAGGACTTATAAATGGCTAAATCAGATGTTATCGAAGTAGATGGCAAAATTATAGAAGCTTTGCCTAATGCAACATTTCGTGTTGAATTAGAAAATGGACACATTATTTTATGTCATATCGCAGGAAAAATGCGTATGCACTATATTAAAATACTTCCAGGTGACAAAGTGAAACTTGAACTAACGCCTTACTCACTTGATAAAGGTCGTATCACTTATAGATACAAATAATAGTCTCCCTGATTATCAGGGACTATTTTTTTTTGCTCCATAGATTAACGTAGGTAAGAATTTACCGCCCCACAATATAAACAATAATAGCCATACGCTAAATGATATATCAAACAAGAAGTTCATTCCCCATCCAAAACCTACACTTAGACTATATATTGCACGCATAAGAACAACGGCTTGTATGAACCAAAAGAGAGCTGTTACAAAGGTGTCAGCATGTGGACTTTGAGCTGAATGGCCAAGTGTTACACGAGTTCCAAAGCCAATTAGTATTGTTGTTAAAAAACCTATTGCTATTAGATGTATACCTAAGAAGTAAAACGATGTGTTCAAATAAATTTCACCGACAAGTGATACTGCATCAATAAAGAAAGCTGCTGGAAGCCAAAATAGACCAAGATGAAGCACCCAAAGTATAGATGGAGTATTAAACTTATATATTTTCCATCTTATGAATTCCCATGAGAGGTAGAATCCTAATACTAAATCAATTAAAATTTCTGCTAACTTTATATATTCATATGAATTAAATGTACCAAGTATAGTTTTGAGTACAAATAAAACAAACACTCTTTTTACAAATTTTTCATTTTTTTCTTGCTGGGAATGTGAGAAAAATGGGACCATTCTTTGCGCTATAGAAAATGTCAAAAAAATTAGATACAAAAAAAATGAAAATAGTATAGCAAAGGTTGAAAGCTCAGGAATAAGTAGTGAAATAATCATCAATATATTTCCAACTAGACCAAAGCTAAAAGCACTGAGTATCCAAAAAGCGTCTTGTAAGTTTGTTGCTTTAGAAGTATTGTAAATATTTCTAAGTTTTAATACTATTAAAAAATGACCCAAGGCTAAGGTTAACATAGCAGCAAACATGATTTCAAATTTAAAAAATGCGCCTAAAATATATAGTGATGAACCAGCTAGATTTATCAATAAAATATTTTTATAATATTTTTTCTCGATGGCTTCTACAGAGCAGAATCTTGTATAAGTAGTAAATACAAACCCTGTAAATAAATTTGTAAAGACAATATATATAAGTGAGTAGACATGAAAATTGATTGAGGAGGTTGTTAGCTGAATAATCCCTTTATAACTAAGTGCAAAAAATAAAAGAACAAGAATTGAATTTACAATTCCTAGAACAAAAAATGGTTGATGAGGCTGAGAAAGAAAATAACTCTCTTTCTTTTCTTGTTGCTTAAATGTCAAAAAGACTCCAATTTAAAAAATATTTTTATAGTTATTCAGCCTATATAAAATATAAGTAAAGTTAAAATATTTCTGAATTTCTAAATTCAGAAATTTCAGTCTCTACCATTTCATCAATCATTATTTGAAAAAGCTCTGAGACCATATTTGGAGAGACATCCGCTTTTATCGCAGCGTGACGAACTTTTTGCAGAATATACTCTATTCTATCTTCAGCCTTTACTTCATCAACACTATTTTTAAATGCCGCTGCTTGGCGTATTAGATGACTTCTATCAGATATAAGTTCAACAATTTTGTCATCAAGCATATCTATCTCTTGTCTAACCTCTTCTAGTGAGTTACATTTTTTTATATTTGACATATATTTTCTCCATAATTTATGATATATTATCCAAAAATAGATAATAACTAAGTTACTTTGTATTAAGCAATATTTTGAATGCATGTAAATATTATTTTAGCTATACTTTTTTATACTTAGGTTTTAAAGGAGCTATATATGGAAAATGATTTTAGCTTGGATGGATCTTTAGAACTTATTCAATCAAACTCTACTCTTTTATATGACTTGTATGTAAATTTTATTGAAGTAGACCAAAAAGAATATAAAAAATTAGCCAAAGATTTAGAGATATTTTATGGTTATGGACATACTCCCTTTGGAGATGCTCTTTTAGCATTTAGTACAAAAGGTATGTGCTTTTTAGCTTTTGGGGATGATGAAGAGAAGCTTCATAGTGAGCTTAAGGGAACTTGGAAAAATGCCAAGGTAACTAAAGATGATGAAAAAGTAAAAGAGTATTTAAAAAATATTTTAATTAATGAAAAAAAAGTAGATATATTTGTAAAAGGGACAAATTTTCAGGTAAATGTATGGAAGGCTCTTTTAAATATTGAGTATGGATGTGTGGCTACATACCAAGATATAGCTGATTGTATATGTAAACCAAAAGCAGTAAGAGCTGTAGCGAATGCAATTGGTTCAAATAATATAGCTTATTTTATACCTTGTCATAGAGTCATAGCAAAATCTGGCGCTATAAGTGGTTATAGATGGGGAGTAGATAGAAAAAAAATATTATTAGCATATGAGGCGTCAAAGAGTGAATAAAATATATGAGATTTACAAAACACTTTATGGTACTTATGGTCCACAAGGTTGGTGGCCTTTTATAAACTATAATGGAGTAAATGAAAGCAAGAATGGAAATGTTGATGGTTATCATATAGAGGATTACTCTTTTCCTAGAAATAGTGATGAGGTTTTTGAAGTATGTCTGGGTTCAATACTGACTCAAAACACAACTTTTACATCTGTTGTAAAATCACTGCACAATTTAAAAGACAAAAATGCACTTACTCCAGAAGCTATAAAAAATATGGATATTGATGAGTTAAAAGAGGCTATTAAACCATCAGGATATTTTAATCAAAAAGCTCGTTATATATTGGAATATATCTCTTTTTTTGAAGGCTTAAATGGAGTAACTCCAACTAGAGATGAACTTCTACATGTAGTTGGTATTGGAGAAGAAACAGCAGACTCAATATTACTATATGGATATAACACAGCAGAATTTAAAGTCGATGCTTACACAAAAAGAATGCTTATAGAACTTGGACTTATTGACGAGAAGTTAAAATACAAAGATATAAAAAAACTGATGCAAGACTCTTTAAAAGAGTGCATAAACGATGAGAAAAAGTTAGTGATAGTTTATCAGGAGTTTCATGCTCTTATAGTTAACCACTCAAAAGAGTTTTATTCTAAACAGCCTTATGCTCAAGGATGTTTTTTAAAAGAGAAATATTATGAATAGTTTGTTTGACAAAAATAATAATGTAGCAATACTAGTGGCTGGAATTATAGCGATAGTTGTAGGAGTCGGTGTAGCACGCTTTGCTTTTACTTCGCTTCTTCCATTTATGCTCGAAGATTTTTTATCACTTACAAATGCCGGGATAATGGCATCGTTTAACTTTGCTGGTTATTTATCTGGCGCGATATTTTCTATTTTTATAAAAGATATAAACACAAAAGTAAAGTACTTTAGAATAGGTATGGTTCTTAGTATTATTACTACTTTAGTGCTTGCAACAACAACAAATGAGACTCTGTGGATAGCATCAAGAGTTATCGCAGGGTTTGGCTCTGCAATGGTCTTGATAGTTGGCGGAGCATTGGTTATGGTCAAGCTAAACTTTGAAGATAAAACAAAAGCGATGGGGATTCACTTTAGCGGTATAGGTTTTGCGATACTTATAAGCGAACTGATTAGTCAATATATATTAAAAGATGGGAGTTGGGCCGATGCTTGGCTTGCCTTAGCGATATTCGCTTTTATAATATCTTTTTATTCAGTATATATTTTGTCGTTTGACAAAGAGATAAAGCAAGAGGCAATAAAACATAAACTTTCAAAATCTGTATTTACTCCATATGTTATTTTGCTTATACTGGCCTACTTTACAGAGGGTGTCGGTTTTGTAGTGCAAGGGACATTTTTGCCGGACATAATAAATTCTCTTAAAGGTCTGGATGGCTACGGAAGTATTGGTTGGCTAATGGTTGGAATCGCAGGTATACCATCCTCTATAGTTTTCATGAGATTGGCGCATAACTACGGAAGTGTAAATATAATTATTCTAGCAATGGCTCTGCAAATTGTAGGGATACTTATACCTGTACTGAGTACAAATATCTATCTTAACTTACTAAGCGGTGCTCTTTACGGGAGTACTTTTATAGCACTAGTAGCACTTTTTATGCACCTAGGCGGCAGACTCGCAGGGAATAATCCGGTGGTTTTGATGGGTTCTATGACAGCTGCTTACGGAGTAGGTCAGGTTGGTGCTCCACTTTATAGTGTAGCTTTGATTGAGTATTTTGGAGACTATAACTCTACACTCTATTTGACAGCATTTATAGTTTTTGTAGGGATACTGCTTCTAGTTTATGCAAAAAAAATAGAAAATAAGAGATAACGAATATTTCTACATGTAGATTAGTTCTACATGTAGAAATAAATTGATTAGAATTTTGCGTTAGGAATAGGGTAGTTTTGTACAACAAAGTCTATATCTTTATCACCTCTGCCGCTTAAATTGATTAAAATTGTTTTATCTTTGCCAAGAGTTTTTGCCAGTTTCATGGCATACCCAACAGCGTGAGCAGACTCTAGTGCAGGGATAATACCTTCAAGTTGAGATAGTTTATAAAATGCATCAATTGCTTCTTCGTCGTTGCAAAGAGCAACTGTAGTTCTTCCAGTCTGCATTAAATGTGCATGCTCAGGACCAACGGATGGGTAGTCAATTCCAGAACCAACAGAGTAAACAGGAGCTGGTTCACCATCAGCATCTTTAAGCATTATAGAGTTAAAACCGTGCATAACTCCCTCTTCACCGTAAGTAAGAGTTGCTGCATGTTTACCAAGCTCTTCACCTACACCCATAGGCTCAACACCAATTAAATCTACTTCTTTATCGTCAATAAAACCAGCAAAAATCCCCATGGCATTAGAACCACCACCTACACAAGCCACAACATTGTCTGGTAGTTTTCCTTCATGTTCTAAAAACTGCTCTTTTGATTCAAAACCAATAACAGATTGAAAATCTCTAACCATCATTGGAAAAGGGTGTGGACCAACAACAGAACCAATGCAGTAGATAGCCGTGTCAGCTTGAGGAACATAGCTATCAAAGGCAGAGTCAACAGCTTCTTTTAAAGTTCTTAAACCATGTGTAGCAGGAATAACATTTGCACCAAGTATTTTCATACGAACAACATTTGGGTGTTCTTTTTCAATATCTACTTCACCCATATGTATTTCACACTCTAAACCAAAATATGCTGCTGCAGTTGCAAGAGCAACACCATGTTGACCAGCACCAGTCTCTGCGATAACTTTTTTCTTTCCTAGGTGCTTGGCTAAGATAACTTCTGCCATACAGTGGTTTAGTTTGTGTGCACCAGTATGATTTAAATCTTCTCTTTTTAAGTAAATCTTAGCACCGCCGCAAAGCTCTGTAAGGTTTTTAGCAAATGAGATAGGAGTCGGGCGACCCTGGTAGTGTTTTCTAACATACTTTAATTCATTTATAAATTCAGGAGAATGCTTTAGCTCTTCGTAAGCTTTTGTTATATCTGCAAACGGTTGTTCAAGTACAGGAGGTATGTATGAACCTCCGAATTTTCCAAAGTATCCGTTTTCATCAGGATAAGATTCTAGGTAAGATTTAGACATGAAAGTAGTTCCTTTTAATATTTGTAATAATTATAGTTATTTTGGCTTAGTCTTTGCATAAGTTATATTGTTTTAAAAAAAAATATTGTATACTAGGTAAAAATATTAAAAAGGGTTATTTTGTATTTAAAGTATCTGTTAATCATATTATTTTTTTCATCACTACTTTTTTCAAAAGGAGAAGATGTATCAGTTGATACTATTGATACTATTGAAAAGCTATTAAATAAAAATGAGTACAAGAATAGTTGTGAATTAGTTGATGTGTTTTATAAGAACAACCCTTATGATTTTAAGGCTAATCTTTATTACGGAAAGTGTGCTTATTATAGAGGTGACATAGATGGTGCAATGGCAGCATATGATCGTGCAGATATAATAAATGAAGAGGATTCTTCGGTTCATAAACATTTAGGCGATTTACATGCTTATATAGGCAATATAGAGATTGCTAATGAGGAGTATGACAAGGCAGACAAATTTGGTAATGAAGTTGTTGAGCGTTCAACTATAACGGGACACAAGACCAACACCTTTTCTCTCCTGGCACGTTTTAGCGTAGGTGTTGATGATAATGTCAAATATAATGCTGATATCTCTGACATGAACGAATGGTTCAGTATAACAAATTATCCTACGCAACCAGAATCTGACACATTTATAAAGGAGTATGTTCGCCTAACACATACTTATGACAGTAACCCATTTTCCTCCTTTTACTATAAAAACCAATTACATATTTATAACAAGAACTATAGTAAATTTGATACAGAAGACTTTACTCAAGGAGAGTTTTACAGTGGTCCAGGGTGGGCATCTAGTGATTTTGATATTTGGCTACCAGTAAGTTACACATATATGGCTATTAGTTATGAAGATTATGCAGAAGTTTTCTCTTTTAAACCTCAGGTAAGGAAAAGGTTTGCTAACAAAGTTCTATTAAAAATAGAAGCAGAATATCAATACCAAAAATATTTTAACTGGGATTATGGCGATAAAGACATATATTTTGCTTCTCTCAGTTTAAGTAGATGGTTTGGAAAAAACTACTTGAGGGCTGCTTATCATTATACGAAGGTTGAAAAACATAGCAGTGATTCTCCGCGTATTTTTATAGAAAAAAACATTAATGAATTGGAGGTTAATTACACAAGAAGAGTTACGAAATCTATAGAGTTTGGAATTGGGTATCTATATGCGACATCTCTTTATAAAGATGCTGCAAAGTTTTTATCCGAACAAAGAAGAGAAGATACATTACAAAAGTATTCAGCGTATGTGTCATATAACATAACAAATAATATTGGAGTAATGATGCAATATGCTGATTATGATAACGAAACAAACTACATTCCATCAGACTACGCTAAAGAGGTAATTACTGCTGGATTGTATTTATACTACTAAAATTTAAAGGGGATGTGATGAAATTTTTATTACTTATAGCGATAATGAGTACATTATTGTTGGCTGAGATTGGTAAGGTAATTGTTGTAAATGGTGAAGCATCAATTGAGCGTGATGTAAAGGTTATTAAAGTGAATAATGATATGGGACTTTTTAAGCAGGATATTGTTGAGACTGGCGATGGTCGTTTACAGATGCATTTTAATGACAATAGTGTAATAAGTCTGGGAAAAGAGAGCCGTTTTATAATAGAAGAGTATCTATATGTAAACGATTACAACAGAGTCGCTGCGACTTTTAAGATTGAAAAGGGGTTTGTTAAAACAATTACTGGTGCTATTGGAAAAATGATGCCAGAGCTCTTTGTATTTGAGACTTCTACAACCAAGATTACACCAAACGGTACAATTTGGAGCGTAAAAGTTGATGAAAACAGTGAAGAATATATCGTTAATGAAGGGAAAATAACGCTCTCTTTTAATGATAATAAAGAGAGAGTTATAGAGCTTAATGCCGGGGAGTCAATGATTTTAGAAGTAGGATCATTGGGCGCAAATAAAGTAGTTAAAGGCTTTAAAAAAGTTAAAATTGCCAAAAATGATAAGAAAAATTCTAAAGAGGAAAGCAGCTTAAATGAAGAGAGTGTGTATGAAAATAGTGTTGAGCAGAATAATGCAGTTATTATAGAAGATAATAATATAAATGAAGGTACTATTGTAAATGAACAAGGCGAGATTGTAGAGGACCCGACTTCTATTGATGATGGAAATAACGGTCACGGAAATGACCCTGATGGCATTGATCCCAGCAATCCAGGGAAAGGGAAGTCTAAATAGCTATAAATAAGAGAGATTATGTTTAAATCGTTGTTGCTTTTTTATAATAAGTTGAGTATCGCTAAGAAGCTTCAGTTTCTTGGTTACTCATCAGCTCTCATTGCTTCAACTGTTGTTTTATCTTTACTTTTTATATTTCAGTACACAAGTGAGAGACACTTGACGGTTGAGCAATCAAAAGTATTTGCTAAGATTCTAGCGGATAATATTGCTCCATCGGTAATTAAAGATGATGTCATAGCCATCTCAAATACACTTGCATCTATAGAGTATAACGATAAAATTAATCAGGCATTTGCTTTGAATAAGTCATGGAAAATGTTAGGTGCCTTTCATAAGGGTAATAATTTTGTACAACAGCATAAGATTATTCCTATAATTATAGAAAATCAAAATTTATGGAAAGATGGTTTTTTCTATTCAGTAGTTCCCATTATAGCGGGTAACATTAAGTTAGGACATCTTGTAATTGTATCTTCATTGGATGAGTTTTATGTCAGAATTGTTAAACACTATGCTGTGATTATTTTTATTATTATTATTGCACTATTGAGTACATCAAGGTTTAGAGTTATTTTACAACAGTCTATTCTTCAACCAATTGCCAGATTGGATGAGGTTACTACGCAAATTATTAAAACAAAAAATTTAAATCATGATATTCCAGCTTTTAACAATGATGAAATAGGTGATTTGGCAAAAAATTTCAAACATATGATTAGTGAGTTAAACAATTATAACAATGAGATTAATGCACAAAAAGACACATTGTCTTATCAGGCAAACTACGATTCATTAACAAAACTTCCAAACAGAACACTTTTTTATGATCGACTAAACCAAAGCATATATAAAGCTAGTCGTAATAGTGAAAAATTTGCCATATTTTTTATTGACCTTGACCAGTTTAAAGAGGTAAATGATACATATGGTCATGAATATGGTGATAAACTACTTATAAAAGTCGCTAATCTCTTACAAAATATAATGAGAAAAGATGATACATTGGCTAGACTCGGTGGGGATGAATTTATAATTATCATGAATGATATACAAAAATTTCACTCTGCTTCAGTTCTTGCTCAAAAAATACTTGATATATTTGGAACTAGAATAGAAGTTGAAAAAGAAGAACTCTTTATTACCTGTAGCATTGGTATAAGTATGTACCCGCAAGATTCAACTGATCCAAATGAGCTATTAAGACATGCAGATATTGCAATGTATCGTTCAAAAAGTGATGGAAGAAATGCTTATAATTTTTATGTAGAAGATATGACTACAGAGGTGTTGCATCGTGTTGATATGCAGGTTAGAATTCGTAGGGCATTGGAAGAGAAAGAGTTTATAGTCTATTATCAGCCACAGTACGATATGCGAACTGATGTTCTTATTGGCATGGAAGCGCTTGTTAGGTGGCAGGACAAGGAAAGAGGACTAGTGTTTCCAGGGGACTTTATTGATTTAGCGGACGAATTCGGTATGGTAGTAGGTATTAATCGACAAGTGATGAATATGGCTATGATACAGGCAAAAGAGTGGCATGATCAAAATCTTGACTTTGGCCGTATCTCCATAAATATATCTATTGAGCAGATTGAAAATGAAGACTTTGTAAGTTTCATTCAAAGCATGCTATTAAAAACAGGATGTAGTCCAGACTGGATATGTTTAGAGCTAACCGAAGGGCAGTTAATGAGCAATGCGGATACCGCCATCTCTGTTCTTACACAGATTAGTGATTTTGGAATAAAAATAGCAATTGATGATTTTGGAACTGGGTATTCATCTCTGGCATACCTAAAACATCTTCCTATTGATAAGATTAAAATTGATCGCTCCTTTATTATAGATATTACAACAAATAATGACGATGCAGCGATTGTTGATGCTATAATAGCTGTATCAAAGAGCCTAAAACTTGGTATTATCGCAGAGGGTGTAGAAACTGTAGAGCAAAAAGAGTTTTTAGTTTCTAGAGGGTGTTATGATGTACAAGGTTATCTCTATGGACGCCCTGTGGCGGCCGATGAGATTAGAACAAAACTGATTTCATTGTCTTGATAGTTATTGAACTATATTAAACTGCTTTTTATAAGCTTCTTCAAATGATAAGGTTCTGTCTTTGTAGTCTATCAAATCGCCTATCTCTATCTCAATAATGCGTTGCTCTTTAGGATTTTTTACAGCATCCATAAGTATATCGTTTGCTTTTGAGCGTATAAAAACAGGAAGTATAGGAAGTCTGTTTTTGATTGCTATAATTTGAGCACCCTCTTTAAACTCTGCTATAGGCGAGTCTGTTTTATTTCTAGTTCCCTCAGGAAAAATATATATAGAGTTGCCCTCTTTCACGCAAACTTTTATATCTTTAAAAAAGTCACTCATCTGCAAGGCTTCGCGGTCAAGCAAAATTGTTCCACCATTTCTAGTAAACTTACCAAAAAAAACTGAATTGTATAACTCTTTTTTAGCTATCCAGTGACCAAAAATAGTGCTGTTTTGTGTTGCTAGTTCAACAATAAGAGGATCTATAATAGTCCTATGGTTTGAAGTTAGAAGATATTGCCCATCTTTTGGAATCTTATCTTCATTTATAACTTTTACTTTAATATTTAATTTGCCTAATATTTTATTTGCATAATCTATACGAATTTTTTTTCTATCTATAGAATTGTTTATTTTTGTAAGTTTAAACCCATAGTAGTTTGTAACAATTATTGAATATATTGCCATTTTTATTTGGTTGAGTGTCAAAAGGTCGTTCCTCTAGTTAGCTTTGATTATTTTTTTTGTCTCTCTTGGAATATGGGCAAAAGGGAGGCTTTGCATGCCTGCTTTTACTCCATTTTCAACAACCATAACGTCTACCGTCATAAGTGTTGGTAAAAACCTTATAACTCTATAAGAGATTTTCTCTATATTAAAAGTTATATTTTGGTCAGATAGTTCTACGCTTTTTTTCTTTTTTGCCATAACTTAGTCCTTTAAGTAGATTCCGGTATCTTTTACTTCTATCTTCCCAGCATCAACTAATGTCGTAAGTGAGCGTTTAAAATCTTTTTTGCTTAATCCAAAAACACTTTTTATAAGTTCTGCATCACTTTTATAGTTGTAGGGCATACTTCCGTTGTTCTCTTTTATAAGTGCTATAACTTTATCTGAAGAACCACCACTTTGTTTTGCACCAGGCTTACGAAGGTTAAGGTCAATATTTCCATCACTTCGAATAGTTTTTAT
This window encodes:
- the trpB gene encoding tryptophan synthase subunit beta — translated: MSKSYLESYPDENGYFGKFGGSYIPPVLEQPFADITKAYEELKHSPEFINELKYVRKHYQGRPTPISFAKNLTELCGGAKIYLKREDLNHTGAHKLNHCMAEVILAKHLGKKKVIAETGAGQHGVALATAAAYFGLECEIHMGEVDIEKEHPNVVRMKILGANVIPATHGLRTLKEAVDSAFDSYVPQADTAIYCIGSVVGPHPFPMMVRDFQSVIGFESKEQFLEHEGKLPDNVVACVGGGSNAMGIFAGFIDDKEVDLIGVEPMGVGEELGKHAATLTYGEEGVMHGFNSIMLKDADGEPAPVYSVGSGIDYPSVGPEHAHLMQTGRTTVALCNDEEAIDAFYKLSQLEGIIPALESAHAVGYAMKLAKTLGKDKTILINLSGRGDKDIDFVVQNYPIPNAKF
- a CDS encoding tetratricopeptide repeat protein: MYLKYLLIILFFSSLLFSKGEDVSVDTIDTIEKLLNKNEYKNSCELVDVFYKNNPYDFKANLYYGKCAYYRGDIDGAMAAYDRADIINEEDSSVHKHLGDLHAYIGNIEIANEEYDKADKFGNEVVERSTITGHKTNTFSLLARFSVGVDDNVKYNADISDMNEWFSITNYPTQPESDTFIKEYVRLTHTYDSNPFSSFYYKNQLHIYNKNYSKFDTEDFTQGEFYSGPGWASSDFDIWLPVSYTYMAISYEDYAEVFSFKPQVRKRFANKVLLKIEAEYQYQKYFNWDYGDKDIYFASLSLSRWFGKNYLRAAYHYTKVEKHSSDSPRIFIEKNINELEVNYTRRVTKSIEFGIGYLYATSLYKDAAKFLSEQRREDTLQKYSAYVSYNITNNIGVMMQYADYDNETNYIPSDYAKEVITAGLYLYY
- a CDS encoding FecR family protein; amino-acid sequence: MKFLLLIAIMSTLLLAEIGKVIVVNGEASIERDVKVIKVNNDMGLFKQDIVETGDGRLQMHFNDNSVISLGKESRFIIEEYLYVNDYNRVAATFKIEKGFVKTITGAIGKMMPELFVFETSTTKITPNGTIWSVKVDENSEEYIVNEGKITLSFNDNKERVIELNAGESMILEVGSLGANKVVKGFKKVKIAKNDKKNSKEESSLNEESVYENSVEQNNAVIIEDNNINEGTIVNEQGEIVEDPTSIDDGNNGHGNDPDGIDPSNPGKGKSK
- a CDS encoding EAL domain-containing protein, whose protein sequence is MFKSLLLFYNKLSIAKKLQFLGYSSALIASTVVLSLLFIFQYTSERHLTVEQSKVFAKILADNIAPSVIKDDVIAISNTLASIEYNDKINQAFALNKSWKMLGAFHKGNNFVQQHKIIPIIIENQNLWKDGFFYSVVPIIAGNIKLGHLVIVSSLDEFYVRIVKHYAVIIFIIIIALLSTSRFRVILQQSILQPIARLDEVTTQIIKTKNLNHDIPAFNNDEIGDLAKNFKHMISELNNYNNEINAQKDTLSYQANYDSLTKLPNRTLFYDRLNQSIYKASRNSEKFAIFFIDLDQFKEVNDTYGHEYGDKLLIKVANLLQNIMRKDDTLARLGGDEFIIIMNDIQKFHSASVLAQKILDIFGTRIEVEKEELFITCSIGISMYPQDSTDPNELLRHADIAMYRSKSDGRNAYNFYVEDMTTEVLHRVDMQVRIRRALEEKEFIVYYQPQYDMRTDVLIGMEALVRWQDKERGLVFPGDFIDLADEFGMVVGINRQVMNMAMIQAKEWHDQNLDFGRISINISIEQIENEDFVSFIQSMLLKTGCSPDWICLELTEGQLMSNADTAISVLTQISDFGIKIAIDDFGTGYSSLAYLKHLPIDKIKIDRSFIIDITTNNDDAAIVDAIIAVSKSLKLGIIAEGVETVEQKEFLVSRGCYDVQGYLYGRPVAADEIRTKLISLS
- a CDS encoding lysophospholipid acyltransferase family protein encodes the protein MTLNQIKMAIYSIIVTNYYGFKLTKINNSIDRKKIRIDYANKILGKLNIKVKVINEDKIPKDGQYLLTSNHRTIIDPLIVELATQNSTIFGHWIAKKELYNSVFFGKFTRNGGTILLDREALQMSDFFKDIKVCVKEGNSIYIFPEGTRNKTDSPIAEFKEGAQIIAIKNRLPILPVFIRSKANDILMDAVKNPKEQRIIEIEIGDLIDYKDRTLSFEEAYKKQFNIVQ